From a single Brettanomyces bruxellensis chromosome 7, complete sequence genomic region:
- a CDS encoding uncharacterized protein (SECRETED:SignalP(1-22)) — translation MNFKKFLLSACITFLNSQGVQAIGTTIQTTFSSRITGGVGCQYGDQVGTVDGFGATIYSYPNQGSAGWTTTTGGKSIVNTNFFMNDYSKYGLKTSTTGVLNPTFTCEKDENHPDSTTEAFGVEVTVQHFLLELDGYFYANVSGLYTFRLLAVDDLAAVWFGSGLSCCNSDVPEDSESPSFWASWDRTSNENGAAVANLYLTAGIYYPIKVRFANTNRAGALAFEVVDPSGNTINDFKGSVYRFVNIENRCTTVSATFPFSTLTVSDQEDSTFAVPTTTTDSAGDAVSTTVVIVEVSTTTKQTNTPTSTSFNNMLATVSTSETTSSEVLSTITEDPDIPETITTTKLTTFTNSDGSVETTRIVVIEVPGTTTTPANLTSTGVPQNTSSISTSEFVNNTQTSIEVPQNTSSILTSEFVNNTQTSLFVNTTSYWSVPLTTSTSNTSDSTSSYIPFTITSSSEVLSTITEDPDIPDTITTTKLTTFTNSDGSVETTRIVVIEVPGTTTTPANLTSTGVPQNTSSISTSEFVNNTQISIEVPQNTSSILTSEFVNNTQTSILMSTSSSWESSISSSSIMFWNSSIAITSSTTVLVSSTSSEVLSTITEDPDIPETITTTKLTTFTNWDGSVETTRIVVVEVPGTTTVSESTSEEESSTSATTSLTNGITSTQNTSFTSSQTTESTSDASSTKSDNIVSVSATPAISSESVLVSTTSNLGSSVATSSISKSSPVSTSSLTGSSTSSSSEVLSTITEDPDIPEVMTTTKLTTFTNSDGSVETTRIVVVEVPGSTKSSTSSIETKSFISSVVTGNNTATAWRSLSTSQLESFSNTSAATSFEQSNKGLSFTETSSSIQSSSNTASALKTLVTNTINNVSSLSSETGKAEFSNTIDVSNTEATFGGASATTKSPYSSAKITSSPTQHHSTYPSTTITISQQSAESYAGNTPQISIYRGGAAESSNLNKFYFAFALIALLPFA, via the coding sequence ATGAACTTTaagaaatttcttctttctgccTGCATTACTTTTTTGAACAGCCAAGGCGTTCAAGCTATTGGAACAACTATCCAAActacattttcttcaaggaTAACTGGTGGCGTTGGTTGTCAATATGGTGATCAAGTTGGAACTGTGGATGGATTTGGGGCCACAATTTATTCATACCCTAATCAAGGCTCCGCCGGTTGGACCACTACTACTGGGGGGAAGTCCATAGTGAACACAAACTTTTTCATGAATGATTACAGTAAATACGGATTAAAAACGAGTACAACCGGCGTTCTAAATCCAACATTCACATGTGAGAAGGATGAGAATCATCCAGATTCCACAACGGAGGCATTTGGCGTTGAAGTTACCGTTCAGCATTTTCTCTTAGAGTTGGATGGCTATTTCTATGCCAATGTCAGTGGCTTATACACATTTAGACTTCTTGCAGTTGATGATCTTGCAGCTGTTTGGTTTGGAAGTGGACTCTCCTGTTGTAATTCAGACGTTCCAGAGGATTCTGAAAGCCCTTCCTTCTGGGCTTCTTGGGATCGTACATCCAATGAAAACGGTGCCGCGGTTGCAAATCTTTACTTGACTGCCGGCATTTATTACCCTATTAAGGTTAGATTTGCCAACACAAACAGGGCTGGTGCACTTGCttttgaagttgttgaTCCTTCCGGAAACACAATTAATGACTTCAAGGGTTCAGTCTACAGATTTGTTAACATTGAAAATCGTTGTACAACCGTGTCAGCAACCTTCCCATTTAGCACTCTTACTGTTTcagatcaagaagattCAACATTTGCTGTTCCTACTACAACTACTGATTCGGCAGGTGATGCAGTCAGCACGACTGTTGTTATTGTCGAGGTCTCTACCACTACCAAGCAGACCAATACACCTACCAGTACATCGTTCAATAATATGTTGGCGACAGTCAGCACATCTGAAACCACTAGCTCCGAAGTGTTATCAACAATCACCGAGGATCCAGACATTCCAGAGACTATAACTACTACCAAGCTTACAACATTCACTAACTCGGATGGGTCTGTGGAAACCACCAGGATTGTTGTTATCGAAGTTCCAGGAACCACCACTACACCAGCAAACTTGACAAGCACTGGAGTTCCACAAAACACTTCGTCTATTTCAACTTCAGAATTTGTCAACAATACTCAGACAAGCATTGAGGTTCCACAAAACACTTCGTCCATTTTAACTTCAGAATTTGTCAATAACACCCAGACGAGCCTATTTGTGAACACAACTTCATATTGGAGCGTTCCTCTTACCACGAGTACCAGCAACACTAGTGATAGCACATCGAGCTACATTCCTTTTACTATAACCAGCAGTTCAGAAGTGTTATCAACCATCACTGAGGACCCAGACATTCCAGATACAATAACTACTACCAAGCTTACAACATTCACTAACTCGGATGGGTCTGTGGAAACCACCAGGATTGTTGTTATCGAAGTTCCAGGAACCACCACTACACCAGCAAACTTGACAAGCACTGGAGTTCCACAAAACACTTCGTCTATTTCAACTTCAGAATTTGTCAACAATACTCAGATAAGCATTGAGGTTCCACAAAACACTTCGTCCATTTTAACTTCAGAATTTGTCAACAACACTCAAACAAGTATTTTGATGAGCACATCCTCATCTTGGGAGAGTTCTATTTCAAGCAGTTCAATAATGTTTTGGAATAGTTCTATTGCTATTACATCCTCGACGACAGTCTTGGTTTCAAGCACTAGCTCCGAAGTGTTGTCTACTATTACTGAGGACCCAGACATTCCAGAGACAATAACTACTACCAAGCTTACAACATTCACTAACTGGGATGGATCTGTGGAGACCACCAggattgttgttgttgaggTTCCTGGAACCACTACAGTGTCTGAGTCAACGAGTGAGGAGGAGTCCAGTACATCTGCTACAACATCTTTGACGAATGGTATTACATCGACTCAGAACACATCTTTTACCAGTAGTCAGACTACAGAGAGTACATCGGACGCCTCGTCGACAAAAAGTGATAACATTGTTTCAGTCAGTGCAACTCCTGCAATTTCGAGTGAAAGCGTGCTTGTGAGCACAACATCCAATCTTGGAAGTTCGGTTGCAACCAGTAGCATCTCAAAGAGCTCACCTGTTAGCACTTCCTCACTTACAGGATCAAGTACAAGCAGCAGTTCTGAAGTGTTATCAACCATCACTGAGGACCCAGATATTCCAGAAGTTATGACTACAACCAAACTTACGACTTTCACTAACTCGGATGGATCTGTGGAAACTACTAGGATTGTTGTCGTTGAGGTGCCTGGTTCTACaaaatcttcaacatcatctaTAGAAACAAAATCATTCATCTCCAGTGTGGTCACAGGAAACAATACTGCCACTGCCTGGAGAAGCTTGAGTACAAGCCAATTAGAGAGTTTCTCAAACACTTCAGCTGCTACTAGTTTTGAACAGTCGAACAAGGGACTAAGCTTCACAGAAACCTCGTCAAGTATTCAGTCTTCAAGCAATACAGCATCAGCTTTGAAGACCTTGGTGACGAACACAATAAATAATGTGTCATCGCTCTCAAGTGAGACAGGAAAAGCGGAATTTTCTAACACCATTGATGTGTCCAACACAGAAGCAACATTCGGAGGAGCTTCAGCAACAACGAAGTCTCCATACTCTTCGGCCAAAATTACTTCTTCCCCAACTCAGCACCATAGTACATATCCATCTACCACCATAACCATATCTCAACAGTCAGCAGAATCCTACGCAGGAAACACCCCACAAATCAGCATTTATAGAGGTGGGGCAGCTGAGAGTTCCAATTTGAACAAATTTTACTTCGCTTTCGCTTTAATAGCacttcttccttttgcATAA